The genomic window TGAGACGGTATGGCACTGGGCCGAGCGCACCCCCGAAGCGCCCGCCGTGGTGGGGTCGCGCGGGGCGCTCAGCTATTCGGCCCTGGCCCTTCAGGCCGGGCGCGTGGCACGCGTGCTTCAGGACCTGGGATTTTCGCGCGGGGCGAGGGCTGCGCTCCTCATGGACGGCTCCGTGGAGTGCTGTGTGGGCATGCTGGCCTGCCTGCGCGCGGGGGGCTGCTACCTGCCGCTTGGCGTAGGCAACCCGCCAGCCCGTCTGGCTGCGGTCATCCGCGACGCCGAACCCGAGGCGGTGATGACCGTCAGCGCCCTGGTTCCGCTGCTGGTCCAGGCCTTGGAGCTGGCCGGGGTCTGCCCCAAGGCGGTGATCGTGCTGGACGGTCCGCCCGAACCGGGCGAAGGGGGCGCGCCCGCCCTGGCGTGCCGGATGCTCGTCCCGACGGATTTCGCCCATGCGCCAGCGCCCAGGCCGTGTCCGTCCATCGGGGCGGATCTGGCCTACATCCTGTACACCTCCGGCTCCACGGGGGTGCCCAAGGGCGTGATGGTGCGCCACGACAACGTGCGGGCCTATCTGGGCTGGATGGCGCGCCACTTCGGGATCAGTCCGGCCGACCGGTTCTCGGGCCACGCCAGCCCCACCTTCGACATCTCCGTACACGACATCTTCGGGGCCTTTTTCAACGGCGCGTCGGTGCATCCGCTGGAAACTCCGGCCCAGAAGGCCTTTCCCGGCCCGTTCATAGCCTCGCGCGGCATCACCTGCTGGAACTCGGTGCCTTCCGTGATCGCCATGATGGTGCGCTCCCGGCAGCTGACGCCGGGGGCCTTCCCCAGCCTGCGTCTGGCGGTGTTCGCGGGCGAGCCTCTCGCGCCCGGCCTGGCCAAGGCCTGGCTGGACGCCCTGCCGCACTGCGAGCTGTACAACAACTACGGCCCCACCGAGACCACCATCGTGGTCACGGCCCACAAGGTGACGCAGGTGGACCTGGGCAAACCCGTGCCCATCGGCAGGCCGACCTCTCCCACCGAGTGCCTGATTCTGTCGCCGGGGAGCATGCTGCCCGCCGGGCCGGGGCTGCCGGGCAGGCTGTTCGTGCGGGGCGCGCAGGTGAGCGCCGGGTACTGGCGCAGGCCGGAGCTGACGCACAAGGCCTTCGTGCCGAACCCGCTTCAGCCCGACATCAACGACATTCTCTACGATACCGGCGATCTGGCCTTTCGCGACGAATCCGGCGTGATCCATTACGTGGGCCGCGCGGACAATCAGGTGAAGATACGGGGACACCGGATCGAGCTTGGCGACGTGGAAGCCGCACTGGCAAGCTTGCCGGGCGTGGTGGAGGCGGCGGTGCTGGCGGTGGCGGGGCGGGACGAGGCGGAGCTGGCGGCCTGCGTCTCCGGGCCTGCCGCAGACGTGTCCGACGCGGAGAACGCCCTGCTGTTGGCGCTCTCCGAGGCGCTCCCGGCCTACATGCTGCCGCATCAGGTTTATTTCTTCGACGAACTCCCCAAGAACGGCAACGGCAAGACGGACAAAAAAGCCCTGGTTTTGCATGTCGAGGCGCTCATGCGGGAGCAGACATAACGTCTGATACACTCCGGCAACCGGCGCGAAGCGGAAAGGGTGTCCAGAGGGCGAAGCCCTCTGGCCGCCGGAGGCCTTCTTCAACGGTGCCTCCCCGCTCCCCGAATATAACAACGCAACCAGAGACGCACTCTCCGCAGCATGCTCAACTACTATTCCGAACTCAC from Fundidesulfovibrio putealis DSM 16056 includes these protein-coding regions:
- a CDS encoding amino acid adenylation domain-containing protein codes for the protein MSLPSDLSLLHETVWHWAERTPEAPAVVGSRGALSYSALALQAGRVARVLQDLGFSRGARAALLMDGSVECCVGMLACLRAGGCYLPLGVGNPPARLAAVIRDAEPEAVMTVSALVPLLVQALELAGVCPKAVIVLDGPPEPGEGGAPALACRMLVPTDFAHAPAPRPCPSIGADLAYILYTSGSTGVPKGVMVRHDNVRAYLGWMARHFGISPADRFSGHASPTFDISVHDIFGAFFNGASVHPLETPAQKAFPGPFIASRGITCWNSVPSVIAMMVRSRQLTPGAFPSLRLAVFAGEPLAPGLAKAWLDALPHCELYNNYGPTETTIVVTAHKVTQVDLGKPVPIGRPTSPTECLILSPGSMLPAGPGLPGRLFVRGAQVSAGYWRRPELTHKAFVPNPLQPDINDILYDTGDLAFRDESGVIHYVGRADNQVKIRGHRIELGDVEAALASLPGVVEAAVLAVAGRDEAELAACVSGPAADVSDAENALLLALSEALPAYMLPHQVYFFDELPKNGNGKTDKKALVLHVEALMREQT